Proteins encoded together in one Balaenoptera ricei isolate mBalRic1 chromosome 2, mBalRic1.hap2, whole genome shotgun sequence window:
- the CHST14 gene encoding carbohydrate sulfotransferase 14 yields MFPRPLTPLAAPNGAEPLGRALRRAPLGRARAGLGGPPLLLPSMLMFAVIVASSGLLLMIERGILAEMKPLPLHPPNREDAVWRGTVPRPGRLSLDAGDSDLQVRQDVRNRTLRAVCGQPGMPRDPWDLPVGQRRTLLRHILVNDRYRFLYCYVPKVACSNWKRVLKVLAGVLDNVDVRLKMDHRSDLVFLADLRPDEIRYRLQHYFKFLFVRDPLERLLSAYRNKFGEIREYQQRYGAEIVRRYRAGAGPSPAGDDVTFPEFLRYLVDEDPERMNEHWMPVYHLCQPCAVRYDFVGSYERLEADANQVLEWVRAPPHVRFPARQAWYRPASPESLHYHLCSAPRALLQDVLPKYILDFSLFAYPLPNITREACHK; encoded by the coding sequence ATGTTCCCCCGCCCGCTGACCCCGCTGGCGGCCCCAAATGGCGCCGAGCCCCTGGGCCGGGCGCTGAGGCGGGCCCCCCTGGGCAGGGCCCGGGCCGGGCTGGGCGGGCCGCCCTTGCTGCTGCCGTCCATGCTGATGTTCGCGGTTATCGTGGCCTCCAGCGGGCTGCTGCTTATGATCGAGCGTGGCATCCTGGCCGAGATGAAGCCCCTTCCCCTGCACCCTCCCAACCGCGAGGACGCGGTCTGGCGTGGGACGGTCCCCAGGCCTGGGAGGCTGTCCCTGGATGCGGGGGACTCGGACTTACAGGTGAGGCAGGACGTCCGTAACCGGACCTTGCGGGCAGTGTGTGGACAACCAGGCATGCCCCGGGACCCCTGGGACTTGCCGGTGGGGCAGCGGCGCACCCTGCTGCGCCACATCCTCGTGAATGACCGCTACCGCTTCCTCTACTGCTACGTGCCCAAGGTGGCCTGCTCGAACTGGAAGCGGGTGCTGAAGGTGCTGGCGGGCGTCCTGGACAACGTGGACGTCCGCCTGAAGATGGACCACCGCAGCGACCTGGTGTTCCTGGCAGACCTAAGGCCTGATGAGATTCGCTACCGCCTGCAGCACTACTTCAAGTTCCTGTTTGTGCGGGACCCCTTGGAACGCCTTCTCTCTGCTTACCGCAACAAGTTTGGCGAGATCCGAGAGTACCAGCAGCGCTATGGGGCTGAGATAGTGAGGCGGTACAGGGCTGGAGCGGGGCCCAGCCCTGCGGGGGACGATGTCACCTTCCCCGAGTTCCTGAGATACCTGGTGGACGAGGACCCTGAGCGCATGAACGAGCATTGGATGCCCGTGTACCACCTGTGCCAGCCTTGTGCCGTGCGCTACGACTTTGTGGGCTCCTATGAGAGACTGGAGGCAGATGCCAACCAGGTGCTGGAGTGGGTGCGGGCACCGCCCCATGTCCGATTCCCAGCTCGCCAGGCCTGGTACCGGCCGGCCAGCCCCGAAAGCCTGCACTACCACCTGTGCAGTGCCCCACGGGCCCTGCTGCAGGACGTGCTGCCTAAGTATATCCTGGACTTCTCCCTCTTTGCCTACCCACTGCCTAACATCACCAGGGAGGCCTGTCATAAGTGA
- the BAHD1 gene encoding bromo adjacent homology domain-containing 1 protein isoform X2 produces MTHTRRKSLPMLSSGPTGRQEPLQMEGSTMEQGAEGVEPGPPESPGHLTGRRKNYPLRKRPLIPEKPKACKVLLTRLENVAGPRSADEADELPPDLPKPPSPAPSSEDTGLPQPRKRRLASLNAEALNNLLLEREETSSLMGTRRSRGGDPHRSRDRDRATGGWASSKKRPRLGDLGGGSRDLSPEPAPDEGARRDGDPAPKRLASLNAAAFLKLSQERELPLRPPRAHPEADGHSTEPPALRAPRPKWAKVNGKNYPKARQGAGSGEAAGPPSWQGHPEEPWPSTTPRGPSSQPPYQPLSEALESPLGLRPHLPLLMGGQAALKPEPGRPGEESPAPKQELHQPSFPAPQLSPLPMPGNPADYSGLCGGPELTALGSFYLYCSQAGLRCGGYSSCSVLPEGKLSPVAAANAGLLLAPSSVPAAGTHFQHPPWGSRYCSSEDTGVNGYSICEMLPPSLTHIGTTCGGCPYKMPFAAGCRSLGQLEFPLPEAGHPASPAHPLLGCPVPSVPPAAEPVPHLQTPTSEPQTVARACPQSAKPPSGSKSGLRTGSSCRHTARSKAARRPSHPKQPRVQRPRPRRRRRRRTNGWVPVGAACEKAVYVLDEPEPAIRKSYQAVERHGETIRVRDTVLLKSGPRKTSTPYVAKISALWENPESGELMMSLLWYYRPEHLQGGRSPSMHEPLQNEVFASRHQDQNSVACIEEKCYVLTFAEYCRFCAMAKRRGEGLPSRKTALVPPSADYSTPPHRTVPEDTDPELVFLCRHVYDFRHGRILKNPQ; encoded by the exons ATGACACACACTCGGAGGAAGTCTCTTCCCATGCTGAGTTCGGGCCCCACGGGCCGCCAGGAGCCCCTGCAGATGGAGGGCAGCACTATGGAGCAGGGGGCAGAGGGTGTGGAGCCAGGTCCTCCTGAGAGCCCGGGGCACCTCACGGGGCGCCGCAAGAACTACCCACTGCGGAAGCGCCCATTAATTCCCGAGAAGCCCAAGGCCTGCAAAGTGCTGCTGACCCGCCTGGAGAATGTGGCTGGTCCACGGAGCGCAGATGAGGCTGATGAGCTGCCCCCCGACCTGCCCAAGCCCCCTAGCCCGGCCCCATCCAGTGAGGACActggcctcccccagccccgcaaGCGGCGCCTGGCCTCCCTCAACGCCGAGGCCCTCAATAACCTGCTGCTGGAGCGGGAAGAGACCAGCAGCCTGATGGGCACCCGCCGCAGCCGAGGGGGAGACCCCCACCGCAGCCGGGACCGTGACCGGGCCACTGGAGGCTGGGCCTCCTCCAAGAAGCGGCCCCGGCTGGGGGACCTCGGAGGAGGAAGTCGGGACCTGTCCCCAGAGCCAGCACCGGATGAAGGGGCCCGCCGAGATGGTGATCCAGCTCCCAAGAGACTGGCCAGCCTGAATGCAGCTGCCTTCCTAAAGCTGAGCCAGGAGCGGGAGCTACCCCTGCGGCCGCCTCGTGCCCACCCAGAAGCAGATGGGCACTCCACTGAGCCACCAGCACTGAGGGCCCCGAGGCCAAAGTGGGCCAAGGTCAATGGCAAGAACTATCCCAAGGCCCGGCAGGGGGCTGGCTCTGGGGAGGCTGCGGGCCCACCCAGCTGGCAAGGACACCCCGAGGAGCCATGGCCGTCTACCACCCCTCGTGGGCCGTCCAGCCAGCCACCTTACCAGCCCCTGAGTGAGGCTCTGGAGAGCCCCTTGGGGCTGCGCCCTCACCTGCCCCTGCTGATGGGTGGGCAAGCAGCCTTGAAGCCGGAGCCCGGGCGCCCAGGCGAGGAGTCACCTGCCCCCAAGCAGGAACTGCACCAGCCCTCTTTCCCTGCACCCCAGCTCTCCCCGCTACCGATGCCTGGCAACCCCGCCGACTACAGTGGCCTGTGTGGTGGGCCTGAGCTCACCGCGCTAGGCAGCTTCTACCTGTACTGCAGCCAGGCCGGGCTGCGgtgtgggggctactcctcctgCTCCGTGCTCCCCGAGGGCAAGCTGTCCCCAGTGGCTGCAGCTAACGCGGGGCTCCTCTTGGCCCCGAGCTCAGTGCCCGCCGCGGGCACCCACTTCCAGCACCCTCCGTGGGGTTCTCGCTACTGCTCCAGTGAGGACACTGGAGTGAATGGCTACAGCATCTGTGAAATGTTGCCGCCGTCTCTTACCCACATTGGCACTACCTGTGGCGGCTGCCCCTACaaaatgccttttgcagcag GCTGCAGGTCCCTGGGCCAGCTGGAATTTCCTCTCCCGGAAGCTGGCCACCCTGCCTCACCTGCCCACCCCCTCTTGGGATGCCCTGTGCCCAGCGTGCCACCTGCAGCAGAGCCTGTCCCCCATCTTCAGACACCCACCTCGGAGCCCCAGACGGTAGCTCGCGCGTGCCCTCAGAGCGCCAAGCCTCCTAGCGGCTCCAAGTCAGGTCTGCGCACGGGCTCCAGCTGTAGGCACACTGCGCGGAGCAAGGCCGCCCGCAGGCCCAGCCACCCCAAGCAGCCTCGCGTCCAGCGCCCACGcccacgccgccgccgccgccgccgcactAACGGCTGGGTGCCCGTTGGGGCTGCCTGTGAGAAAGCCGTCTATGTCTTG GATGAACCGGAACCAGCCATCCGAAAGAGCTACCAGGCGGTGGAGCGGCATGGAGAGACGATCCGAGTCCGGGACACTGTCCTGCTCAAGTCAGGCCCTCGAAAGACGTCCACACCTTATGTGGCCAAGATCTCTGCCCTCTGGGAGAACCCGGAATCAG GAGAGCTGATGATGAGCCTCTTGTGGTATTACAGACCAGAGCACTTACAGGGAGGCCGCAGTCCCAGCATGCACGAG CCTTTGCAGAATGAAGTCTTTGCATCGAGACATCAGGACCAGAATAGTGTGGCCTGCATTGAAGAGAAGTGCTACGTGTTGACCTTTGCTGAGTACTGCAG ATTCTGTGCCATGGCCAAGCGTCGAGGCGAGGGTCTCCCCAGCCGAAAGACAGCACTGGTGCCCCCCTCTGCGGACTACTCCACCCCGCCACACCGCACAGTGCCCGAGGACACGGACCCTGAGCTGGTGTTTCTTTGCCGCCATGTCTATGACTTCCGCCATGGCCGCATCCTCAAGAACCCTCAGTAG
- the BAHD1 gene encoding bromo adjacent homology domain-containing 1 protein isoform X1, translating into MTHTRRKSLPMLSSGPTGRQEPLQMEGSTMEQGAEGVEPGPPESPGHLTGRRKNYPLRKRPLIPEKPKACKVLLTRLENVAGPRSADEADELPPDLPKPPSPAPSSEDTGLPQPRKRRLASLNAEALNNLLLEREETSSLMGTRRSRGGDPHRSRDRDRATGGWASSKKRPRLGDLGGGSRDLSPEPAPDEGARRDGDPAPKRLASLNAAAFLKLSQERELPLRPPRAHPEADGHSTEPPALRAPRPKWAKVNGKNYPKARQGAGSGEAAGPPSWQGHPEEPWPSTTPRGPSSQPPYQPLSEALESPLGLRPHLPLLMGGQAALKPEPGRPGEESPAPKQELHQPSFPAPQLSPLPMPGNPADYSGLCGGPELTALGSFYLYCSQAGLRCGGYSSCSVLPEGKLSPVAAANAGLLLAPSSVPAAGTHFQHPPWGSRYCSSEDTGVNGYSICEMLPPSLTHIGTTCGGCPYKMPFAAEGCRSLGQLEFPLPEAGHPASPAHPLLGCPVPSVPPAAEPVPHLQTPTSEPQTVARACPQSAKPPSGSKSGLRTGSSCRHTARSKAARRPSHPKQPRVQRPRPRRRRRRRTNGWVPVGAACEKAVYVLDEPEPAIRKSYQAVERHGETIRVRDTVLLKSGPRKTSTPYVAKISALWENPESGELMMSLLWYYRPEHLQGGRSPSMHEPLQNEVFASRHQDQNSVACIEEKCYVLTFAEYCRFCAMAKRRGEGLPSRKTALVPPSADYSTPPHRTVPEDTDPELVFLCRHVYDFRHGRILKNPQ; encoded by the exons ATGACACACACTCGGAGGAAGTCTCTTCCCATGCTGAGTTCGGGCCCCACGGGCCGCCAGGAGCCCCTGCAGATGGAGGGCAGCACTATGGAGCAGGGGGCAGAGGGTGTGGAGCCAGGTCCTCCTGAGAGCCCGGGGCACCTCACGGGGCGCCGCAAGAACTACCCACTGCGGAAGCGCCCATTAATTCCCGAGAAGCCCAAGGCCTGCAAAGTGCTGCTGACCCGCCTGGAGAATGTGGCTGGTCCACGGAGCGCAGATGAGGCTGATGAGCTGCCCCCCGACCTGCCCAAGCCCCCTAGCCCGGCCCCATCCAGTGAGGACActggcctcccccagccccgcaaGCGGCGCCTGGCCTCCCTCAACGCCGAGGCCCTCAATAACCTGCTGCTGGAGCGGGAAGAGACCAGCAGCCTGATGGGCACCCGCCGCAGCCGAGGGGGAGACCCCCACCGCAGCCGGGACCGTGACCGGGCCACTGGAGGCTGGGCCTCCTCCAAGAAGCGGCCCCGGCTGGGGGACCTCGGAGGAGGAAGTCGGGACCTGTCCCCAGAGCCAGCACCGGATGAAGGGGCCCGCCGAGATGGTGATCCAGCTCCCAAGAGACTGGCCAGCCTGAATGCAGCTGCCTTCCTAAAGCTGAGCCAGGAGCGGGAGCTACCCCTGCGGCCGCCTCGTGCCCACCCAGAAGCAGATGGGCACTCCACTGAGCCACCAGCACTGAGGGCCCCGAGGCCAAAGTGGGCCAAGGTCAATGGCAAGAACTATCCCAAGGCCCGGCAGGGGGCTGGCTCTGGGGAGGCTGCGGGCCCACCCAGCTGGCAAGGACACCCCGAGGAGCCATGGCCGTCTACCACCCCTCGTGGGCCGTCCAGCCAGCCACCTTACCAGCCCCTGAGTGAGGCTCTGGAGAGCCCCTTGGGGCTGCGCCCTCACCTGCCCCTGCTGATGGGTGGGCAAGCAGCCTTGAAGCCGGAGCCCGGGCGCCCAGGCGAGGAGTCACCTGCCCCCAAGCAGGAACTGCACCAGCCCTCTTTCCCTGCACCCCAGCTCTCCCCGCTACCGATGCCTGGCAACCCCGCCGACTACAGTGGCCTGTGTGGTGGGCCTGAGCTCACCGCGCTAGGCAGCTTCTACCTGTACTGCAGCCAGGCCGGGCTGCGgtgtgggggctactcctcctgCTCCGTGCTCCCCGAGGGCAAGCTGTCCCCAGTGGCTGCAGCTAACGCGGGGCTCCTCTTGGCCCCGAGCTCAGTGCCCGCCGCGGGCACCCACTTCCAGCACCCTCCGTGGGGTTCTCGCTACTGCTCCAGTGAGGACACTGGAGTGAATGGCTACAGCATCTGTGAAATGTTGCCGCCGTCTCTTACCCACATTGGCACTACCTGTGGCGGCTGCCCCTACaaaatgccttttgcagcag AAGGCTGCAGGTCCCTGGGCCAGCTGGAATTTCCTCTCCCGGAAGCTGGCCACCCTGCCTCACCTGCCCACCCCCTCTTGGGATGCCCTGTGCCCAGCGTGCCACCTGCAGCAGAGCCTGTCCCCCATCTTCAGACACCCACCTCGGAGCCCCAGACGGTAGCTCGCGCGTGCCCTCAGAGCGCCAAGCCTCCTAGCGGCTCCAAGTCAGGTCTGCGCACGGGCTCCAGCTGTAGGCACACTGCGCGGAGCAAGGCCGCCCGCAGGCCCAGCCACCCCAAGCAGCCTCGCGTCCAGCGCCCACGcccacgccgccgccgccgccgccgcactAACGGCTGGGTGCCCGTTGGGGCTGCCTGTGAGAAAGCCGTCTATGTCTTG GATGAACCGGAACCAGCCATCCGAAAGAGCTACCAGGCGGTGGAGCGGCATGGAGAGACGATCCGAGTCCGGGACACTGTCCTGCTCAAGTCAGGCCCTCGAAAGACGTCCACACCTTATGTGGCCAAGATCTCTGCCCTCTGGGAGAACCCGGAATCAG GAGAGCTGATGATGAGCCTCTTGTGGTATTACAGACCAGAGCACTTACAGGGAGGCCGCAGTCCCAGCATGCACGAG CCTTTGCAGAATGAAGTCTTTGCATCGAGACATCAGGACCAGAATAGTGTGGCCTGCATTGAAGAGAAGTGCTACGTGTTGACCTTTGCTGAGTACTGCAG ATTCTGTGCCATGGCCAAGCGTCGAGGCGAGGGTCTCCCCAGCCGAAAGACAGCACTGGTGCCCCCCTCTGCGGACTACTCCACCCCGCCACACCGCACAGTGCCCGAGGACACGGACCCTGAGCTGGTGTTTCTTTGCCGCCATGTCTATGACTTCCGCCATGGCCGCATCCTCAAGAACCCTCAGTAG
- the BAHD1 gene encoding bromo adjacent homology domain-containing 1 protein isoform X3, whose protein sequence is MTHTRRKSLPMLSSGPTGRQEPLQMEGSTMEQGAEGVEPGPPESPGHLTGRRKNYPLRKRPLIPEKPKACKVLLTRLENVAGPRSADEADELPPDLPKPPSPAPSSEDTGLPQPRKRRLASLNAEALNNLLLEREETSSLMGTRRSRGGDPHRSRDRDRATGGWASSKKRPRLGDLGGGSRDLSPEPAPDEGARRDGDPAPKRLASLNAAAFLKLSQERELPLRPPRAHPEADGHSTEPPALRAPRPKWAKVNGKNYPKARQGAGSGEAAGPPSWQGHPEEPWPSTTPRGPSSQPPYQPLSEALESPLGLRPHLPLLMGGQAALKPEPGRPGEESPAPKQELHQPSFPAPQLSPLPMPGNPADYSGLCGGPELTALGSFYLYCSQAGLRCGGYSSCSVLPEGKLSPVAAANAGLLLAPSSVPAAGTHFQHPPWGSRYCSSEDTGVNGYSICEMLPPSLTHIGTTCGGCPYKMPFAAEGCRSLGQLEFPLPEAGHPASPAHPLLGCPVPSVPPAAEPVPHLQTPTSEPQTVARACPQSAKPPSGSKSGLRTGSSCRHTARSKAARRPSHPKQPRVQRPRPRRRRRRRTNGWVPVGAACEKAVYVLDEPEPAIRKSYQAVERHGETIRVRDTVLLKSGPRKTSTPYVAKISALWENPESGELMMSLLWYYRPEHLQGGRSPSMHENEVFASRHQDQNSVACIEEKCYVLTFAEYCRFCAMAKRRGEGLPSRKTALVPPSADYSTPPHRTVPEDTDPELVFLCRHVYDFRHGRILKNPQ, encoded by the exons ATGACACACACTCGGAGGAAGTCTCTTCCCATGCTGAGTTCGGGCCCCACGGGCCGCCAGGAGCCCCTGCAGATGGAGGGCAGCACTATGGAGCAGGGGGCAGAGGGTGTGGAGCCAGGTCCTCCTGAGAGCCCGGGGCACCTCACGGGGCGCCGCAAGAACTACCCACTGCGGAAGCGCCCATTAATTCCCGAGAAGCCCAAGGCCTGCAAAGTGCTGCTGACCCGCCTGGAGAATGTGGCTGGTCCACGGAGCGCAGATGAGGCTGATGAGCTGCCCCCCGACCTGCCCAAGCCCCCTAGCCCGGCCCCATCCAGTGAGGACActggcctcccccagccccgcaaGCGGCGCCTGGCCTCCCTCAACGCCGAGGCCCTCAATAACCTGCTGCTGGAGCGGGAAGAGACCAGCAGCCTGATGGGCACCCGCCGCAGCCGAGGGGGAGACCCCCACCGCAGCCGGGACCGTGACCGGGCCACTGGAGGCTGGGCCTCCTCCAAGAAGCGGCCCCGGCTGGGGGACCTCGGAGGAGGAAGTCGGGACCTGTCCCCAGAGCCAGCACCGGATGAAGGGGCCCGCCGAGATGGTGATCCAGCTCCCAAGAGACTGGCCAGCCTGAATGCAGCTGCCTTCCTAAAGCTGAGCCAGGAGCGGGAGCTACCCCTGCGGCCGCCTCGTGCCCACCCAGAAGCAGATGGGCACTCCACTGAGCCACCAGCACTGAGGGCCCCGAGGCCAAAGTGGGCCAAGGTCAATGGCAAGAACTATCCCAAGGCCCGGCAGGGGGCTGGCTCTGGGGAGGCTGCGGGCCCACCCAGCTGGCAAGGACACCCCGAGGAGCCATGGCCGTCTACCACCCCTCGTGGGCCGTCCAGCCAGCCACCTTACCAGCCCCTGAGTGAGGCTCTGGAGAGCCCCTTGGGGCTGCGCCCTCACCTGCCCCTGCTGATGGGTGGGCAAGCAGCCTTGAAGCCGGAGCCCGGGCGCCCAGGCGAGGAGTCACCTGCCCCCAAGCAGGAACTGCACCAGCCCTCTTTCCCTGCACCCCAGCTCTCCCCGCTACCGATGCCTGGCAACCCCGCCGACTACAGTGGCCTGTGTGGTGGGCCTGAGCTCACCGCGCTAGGCAGCTTCTACCTGTACTGCAGCCAGGCCGGGCTGCGgtgtgggggctactcctcctgCTCCGTGCTCCCCGAGGGCAAGCTGTCCCCAGTGGCTGCAGCTAACGCGGGGCTCCTCTTGGCCCCGAGCTCAGTGCCCGCCGCGGGCACCCACTTCCAGCACCCTCCGTGGGGTTCTCGCTACTGCTCCAGTGAGGACACTGGAGTGAATGGCTACAGCATCTGTGAAATGTTGCCGCCGTCTCTTACCCACATTGGCACTACCTGTGGCGGCTGCCCCTACaaaatgccttttgcagcag AAGGCTGCAGGTCCCTGGGCCAGCTGGAATTTCCTCTCCCGGAAGCTGGCCACCCTGCCTCACCTGCCCACCCCCTCTTGGGATGCCCTGTGCCCAGCGTGCCACCTGCAGCAGAGCCTGTCCCCCATCTTCAGACACCCACCTCGGAGCCCCAGACGGTAGCTCGCGCGTGCCCTCAGAGCGCCAAGCCTCCTAGCGGCTCCAAGTCAGGTCTGCGCACGGGCTCCAGCTGTAGGCACACTGCGCGGAGCAAGGCCGCCCGCAGGCCCAGCCACCCCAAGCAGCCTCGCGTCCAGCGCCCACGcccacgccgccgccgccgccgccgcactAACGGCTGGGTGCCCGTTGGGGCTGCCTGTGAGAAAGCCGTCTATGTCTTG GATGAACCGGAACCAGCCATCCGAAAGAGCTACCAGGCGGTGGAGCGGCATGGAGAGACGATCCGAGTCCGGGACACTGTCCTGCTCAAGTCAGGCCCTCGAAAGACGTCCACACCTTATGTGGCCAAGATCTCTGCCCTCTGGGAGAACCCGGAATCAG GAGAGCTGATGATGAGCCTCTTGTGGTATTACAGACCAGAGCACTTACAGGGAGGCCGCAGTCCCAGCATGCACGAG AATGAAGTCTTTGCATCGAGACATCAGGACCAGAATAGTGTGGCCTGCATTGAAGAGAAGTGCTACGTGTTGACCTTTGCTGAGTACTGCAG ATTCTGTGCCATGGCCAAGCGTCGAGGCGAGGGTCTCCCCAGCCGAAAGACAGCACTGGTGCCCCCCTCTGCGGACTACTCCACCCCGCCACACCGCACAGTGCCCGAGGACACGGACCCTGAGCTGGTGTTTCTTTGCCGCCATGTCTATGACTTCCGCCATGGCCGCATCCTCAAGAACCCTCAGTAG